A single Acropora palmata chromosome 5, jaAcrPala1.3, whole genome shotgun sequence DNA region contains:
- the LOC141880863 gene encoding cilia- and flagella- associated protein 210-like: MASRILHGRREGQTREMNGKLLSVIPEGINPREVTVLQPDVWRRIQNSLSGYNEEKVRLEAKTKERQELHTLSKDTVKHWENTIEGQRLKKLQARELREEKEEEERVKIDKEEAKHQAQKRKEAIERAKTLQYYQTDRVKTFHGALLLTEVLKERDAQIEMKNSKLDADKIREEHLLRLQERQREEAIIEDQKRALRRFNERKAVADFQTLQILDHIEESKQAKQVDAEEGENVKQQVEMYKAAKLAIEEQRRKDKQAIMEEHQRQLSDREARRKLELKKIEEEDEEIRQFAQAKKKMAKMRKSKETELFNAFQEHSERMRKKLSNQRQQEVDDEDDRIAKAVAERESKREAEDREKHESDMKMRKEIHDHMMHMMKEKERLAKEESLRNREMLHKRVESDKLFHLKQEEKRIKQLNESKKLKDFQKTQIDALADQKQQLRASELDLDKRNGEYLQAEEIQFQEYANKVISEAKEHGRNPYPLIKAAQEGPGGGRGPKFEGKQGLRPSYLVYDGTGVQLPNYSNGTVQGVHTKIYGRPADSMKRLGFTW; the protein is encoded by the exons ATGGCGTCGAGGATCCTGCACGGCCGAAGAGAAGGACAAACTAGAG AAATGAACGGTAAACTGTTAAGTGTCATTCCTGAAGGAATAAATCCGCGAGAG GTAACTGTTCTCCAGCCTGATGTTTGGAGGCGAATTCAGAACAGTTTATCAGGTTATAACGAGGAAAAGGTGCGATTGGAAGCTAAGACGAAGGAAAGGCAAGAACTACATACTCTCTCAAAAGATACAGTGAAACACTGGGAAAACACCATAGAG GGCCAGCGTCTCAAGAAACTACAAGCTAGAGAATTAAGAGAAGAGAAGGAAGAG GAAGAAAGGGTCAAAATTGACAAAGAAGAAGCCAAACATCAGGCACAGAAGCGCAAAGAAGCCATTGAGCGAGCGAAAACTCTTCAGTACTACCAAACAGACAGAGTGAAGACTTTTCAT gGTGCCTTGCTTCTTACAGAAGTTCTAAAAGAGAGAGATGCCCAGATTGAAATGAAGAACAGCAAGCTTGATGCAGACAAGATCAGAGAAGAACACTTACTGCGACTTCAGGAAAGG CAACGTGAGGAAGCCATTATAGAAGATCAGAAACGGGCTTTGAGAAGGTTCAATGAGAGGAAAGCTGTGGCAGATTTCCAAACCCTGCA AATTTTAGATCATATTGAAGAATCAAAACAAGCTAAACAAGTTGATGCAGAAGAAGGCGAGAATGTCAAACAGCAGGTGGAAATGTATAAAGCTGCAAAACTAGCCATTGAGGAACAGAGGAGAAAG gataAACAAGCCATTATGGAAGAGCATCAAAGACAGCTATCCGACAGAGAA GCCAGAAGGAAGTTGGAATTGAAGAAGATAGAGGAAGAGGATGAAGAAATACGACAGTTTGCTCAAGCTAAAAAG AAAATGGCAAAGATGCGAAAGTCAAAAGAAACCGAGCTATTTAA CGCGTTCCAAGAGCACTCTGAACGGATGAGAAAAAAGCTATCGAATCAGAGGCAACAAGAAGtggatgatgaagatgatagAATAGCCAAGGCCGTGGCGGAAAGAGAGAGCAAACGCGAG gcagAGGATCGAGAAAAACACGAATCCGATATGAAAATGCGCAAAGAAATCCATGATCACATGATGCACATG atgaaagaaaaagaacgccTTGCAAAAGAGGAATCTCTAAGAAATCGTGAAATGTTACACAAAAGGGTGGAATCTGACAAGCTG TTCCACCTAAAACAGGAGGAAAAGAGAATTAAGCAGCTCAACGAGAGCAAGAAACTGAAAGACTTTCAAAAGACACAGATC gATGCATTAGCGGACCAGAAACAACAGCTAAGAGCCTCTGAATTAGACCTGGACAAACGTAATGGAGAATATCTCCAAGCTGAAGAGATCCAATTCCAGGAATATGCCAACAAAGTCATTTCGGAAGCCAAAGAACACGGACGAAATCCATACCCGCTCATCAAGGCCGCCCAAGAGGGACCTGGAGGAGGTCGAGGCCCCAAATTTGAGGGCAAGCAGGGCCTACGACCAAGCTACCTTGTGTACGACGGAACCGGTGTCCAACTTCCCAATTATTCCAATGGAACGGTCCAAGGCGTCCACACAAAGATTTATGGTCGTCCAGCAGACAGCATGAAACGCCTTGGGTTTACTTGgtga
- the LOC141881377 gene encoding uncharacterized protein LOC141881377 codes for MPWLCKLFKCLTLLLFVSRCSIGQCTLKACEKKALNLATDTKRNLFLRGYVLETLSFSSWKDCYFFCMRNCQCLSFNFYESSNKTSNCELNEANTKIVPEALTAKEGVTYFESLRKYDDPEKEESAQVPCLEQQCNNHCCATTPCQHGGTCYEVCDRKKRRFKCTCTSGYTGHRCQLQGTQLQSHLMQEPQDISLPLEDPPYHSPPTL; via the exons ATGCCTTGGTTGTGCAAACTTTTTAAATGTCTAACCCTGCTACTGTTTGTTAGCCGGTGTTCCATTGGCCAGTGTACACTAAAAGCGTGTGAGAAAAAAGCGCTAAATCTCGCCACCGACACCAAACGCAATCTATTTCTTCGAGGGTATGTTTTGGAGACGTTGAGCTTCTCCTCGTGGAAAGATTGTTACTTTTTTTGCATGAGAAATTGTCAATGCCTTTCGTTTAACTTTTACGAGTCCAGCAATAAAACCTCAAACTGTGAGTTGAACGAAGCCAACACTAAAATCGTTCCAGAGGCGCTGACAGCAAAGGAAGGAGTTACTTATTTCGAGTCACTCAGAAAATATGATGATCCAGAAAAAGAG GAAAGTGCGCAAGTTCCCTGCCTGGAACAACAATGTAACAACCATTGTTGTGCAACCACACCTTGTCAACATGGTGGCACGTGTTACGAAGTGTGTGACCGCAAGAAAAGAAGATTCAAGTGCACATGTACATCGGGATACACTGGACACAGATGCCAATTGCAAGGGACCCAGCTTCAGTCACATCTTATGCAAGAGCCCCAGGACATTTCACTTCCCTTGGAAGACCCCCCGTACCATTCACCTCCCACGCTATGA